In Odocoileus virginianus isolate 20LAN1187 ecotype Illinois chromosome 15, Ovbor_1.2, whole genome shotgun sequence, a genomic segment contains:
- the LYPLA1 gene encoding acyl-protein thioesterase 1 isoform X1: protein MCGNNMSAPLPAIVPAARKATAAVIFLHGLGDTGHGWAEAFAGIRSAHIKYICPHAPVMPVTLNMNMAMPSWFDIIGLSPDSLEDETGIKQAAENVKALIDQEVKNGIPSNRIILGGFSQGGALSLYTALTTQQKLAGVTALSCWLPLRASFPQGPIGGVNRDISILQCHGDLDPLVPLMFGSLTAEKLKTLVNPANVTFRTYAGMMHSSCQQEMMDIKQFIDKLLPPID, encoded by the exons ATGTGCGGCAATAACATGTCGGCTCCGCTGCCCGCCATCGTGCCCGCCGCCCGGAAGGCCACCGCCGCG GTGATCTTCCTTCATGGATTGGGAGACACAGG GCATGGATGGGCAGAAGCCTTCGCCGGGATCAGAAGCGCCCACATCAAATACATCTGCCCACATGC GCCAGTTATGCCTGTAACATTAAATATGAACATGGCCATGCCATCATG gTTTGACATTATTGGGCTTTCGCCAGATTCACTGGAGGATGAAACTGGAATTAAACAGGCAGCAGAAAATG taAAAGCTTTGATAGATCAAGAGGTGAAGAATGGCATTCCTTCTAACAGAATTATTTTGGGAGGATTTTCTCAG GGAGGAGCTTTATCTCTGTACACGGCTCTGACCACACAGCAGAAGCTGGCCGGGGTCACCGCTCTCAGCTGCTGGCTGCCACTGCGGGCTTCGTTTCCACAG GGCCCTATCGGTGGCGTGAACAGAGACATTTCTATTCTTCAGTGCCATGGGGACCTGGATCCTCTAGTCCCCCTGATGTTCGGTTCTCTCACTGCTGAGAAGCTGAAGACATTGGTGAATCCAGCCAATGTGACCTTCAGAACCTACGCAGGCATGATGCACAGTTCATGTCAACAG GAAATGATGGACATCAAGCAGTTCATTGATAAGCTCCTACCTCCCATTGACTGA
- the LYPLA1 gene encoding acyl-protein thioesterase 1 isoform X2, whose amino-acid sequence MCGNNMSAPLPAIVPAARKATAAVIFLHGLGDTGHGWAEAFAGIRSAHIKYICPHAPVMPVTLNMNMAMPSWFDIIGLSPDSLEDETGIKQAAENVKALIDQEVKNGIPSNRIILGGFSQGPIGGVNRDISILQCHGDLDPLVPLMFGSLTAEKLKTLVNPANVTFRTYAGMMHSSCQQEMMDIKQFIDKLLPPID is encoded by the exons ATGTGCGGCAATAACATGTCGGCTCCGCTGCCCGCCATCGTGCCCGCCGCCCGGAAGGCCACCGCCGCG GTGATCTTCCTTCATGGATTGGGAGACACAGG GCATGGATGGGCAGAAGCCTTCGCCGGGATCAGAAGCGCCCACATCAAATACATCTGCCCACATGC GCCAGTTATGCCTGTAACATTAAATATGAACATGGCCATGCCATCATG gTTTGACATTATTGGGCTTTCGCCAGATTCACTGGAGGATGAAACTGGAATTAAACAGGCAGCAGAAAATG taAAAGCTTTGATAGATCAAGAGGTGAAGAATGGCATTCCTTCTAACAGAATTATTTTGGGAGGATTTTCTCAG GGCCCTATCGGTGGCGTGAACAGAGACATTTCTATTCTTCAGTGCCATGGGGACCTGGATCCTCTAGTCCCCCTGATGTTCGGTTCTCTCACTGCTGAGAAGCTGAAGACATTGGTGAATCCAGCCAATGTGACCTTCAGAACCTACGCAGGCATGATGCACAGTTCATGTCAACAG GAAATGATGGACATCAAGCAGTTCATTGATAAGCTCCTACCTCCCATTGACTGA